Within Pseudomonas tructae, the genomic segment GGCGGTGCCGGGCATGGTCGAGCACGTGCCGGGGCAGATCCGCGTGCGCCAGCTCAAGGGCCTGTGGACCTTTGTGCCCAAGGGCGAACAACTCACCGAAGTGACCTACGAACTGCAGGCCGACCCTGCCGGCGATATTCCCTCGTGGCTGGCCAACCAGTTCGTCCTTGATGCGCCCACCGTGTCGTTGCGCACCTTGCGTGCGGTGGCTGAGCGCCAGGGTGGGGCGGGGCCCTGAAACAGGATAAACAGGGGCGACGAGAGGTTTTTAACATCCAGAGACGATGGGGGTGAACACCCTGCTATTAGCCCATAACCAGTGGAGTCTATTGTGAGTATTTCCGCGTTACACCATGCACAGTCAATTACGAAGAGTTCTTAAAGCCTCTTTACCAACAGAAATTACCCGGCACATATTTCCGAGCATAACCTCAAGAAACCTAACCCTTCCATGTCAACGCCAGCGAAAAACCCTGACAACAATAAACACTTGAACCAAATTTATCTACACAGATACTTATGGCACTTGTCTTTGCTGCACAAAAGCAATTTATTGCACGGAGCGCCTTATGCCAGAACCCACTACCCGTCCAGCCATCCCTGTAAAATCTGACTCTCCACCTATACCTCCCAGAGAGACTTCAGCCTACACATTCAGTATCGAAGACATACTTTTCTGGGAGGACACTATTCCACCGATAAATCTGCCATACAATATCGACAATATAAAAGCCTCGCCCAACGCCTATAACGAACTGGTAACCATCGCTATTTCGGCAAGAATCCAACTGGAAGAATTTTTTTCAAACGCCATACCCAACATCCGGCTAGAACTAGAAAAATATATAGCCTCAGCCACTTCCAACATGCAGCCTGGTACGTTGCAAGGCGCACTAGAAATAAAATCAGCTATCAATGAAATTTGGCTAAAGGCAAGACTGAGCAAAAGCTGGAGTGAATCAGGTAATTTCTACGGCGTAGATGCCCTATCACTGGACACGGTTGAAGGTGCGCATCTTTTCGCAGCCTATGTGGATGCATTGGATGGGCCACATACCGGCATGACAAAAATTTACTATGCGAATTTCATCAGGTCGTTGACTGCCGACCATGTCAAACGACTGCTTATCGAAGCAATGACTATTCTGGAAGAGGCCTCAGCGATCACAGATATTTCAATCTTCATCGCCCAAGCCACTACACCAGGTTGGGGCAGTACTTTCAAAGTACCCATTGAACGCGACATACGGCTGGGAAGTATCGCAGGTGCGATCAGTATAGCACCCGCGAACAACCTGACAATTTATAGTGCAATCCAAAATGGCATAGCGCTTTTAAAAGGGTTAGGGGAATCAATTTTAAGTCGCGCTACTGCGGTTGGCATCGGTGCCTTGATCTATTCGCCCGCTCTTGGTAACGGTGAGCGCTACCCTCAAACGCTGCTGAGCATGCCTGCTGGAGCTCTACTTCCACAGCTACCACCCAATCTTCATGAAGCTGCGGTGACGGCAGGAACCGTTGAGCTTCCCTACCGTATCTACGGAGACCACAATGAGTACAAAATCACAGCCACTCCGACAGCGGGAGTCGTTTCGGCCAAGGTACCGGTGAGGATGCTGGTGCTGGATTCGAAAACCAACAGTTACAACTTTACTTCCAGCGACACACTGCCCATTAATCTTAGTTTTCCCATTACCCGTCCGACAAACAACTCGACGGCCTTTCCCGCCCAGCCCGCTGAAGTTCCGAGGTACACGGGCATCACCCTCACCCCGTTACTCATACAGCCTGAAACTTTACCCGCCGCTGAGTTACCAGATTTTAGAGATTGCATTTACTGTTTCCCCGTCGAAAGCGGACTACCACCGATCTACGTTGTGTTCAACACCCCCTACAAAGGAGCGAACACCAAGGGAAAATACAGTGGTCGACTCTATGACCCTGCTAACGCTGGCGGCCCCACGTTAAGCCTAGATTGGACCCGCGCGCAGATCACACAAGGCGGCATTGAATTGGTCAAATTGCACACAGGACGTTTTGGTGCTTCAGATGCGAACACAACTATGGTAAAACGTCTAGAACGCATCTTGCGGGGCGAGTTGAAAACTACACCTATCGACCAACGCTTTTACACACACGAGATCAGAGAGCTTGAACGATACAGAGCCCTAGGCATTGCAGATGGCGCCACTCCAGAAGACAAGGATACCGTATGGAATAACGCTCATACCGCAACCTTGGAAGACTTCAAACTTAAGGATGCCTTCGACTTATTTTACACACCTGAAGCCATCGAAGCCGACGACAAGCAGACACAGCGAGAAACACTATGACTACTATTAATGACATCATCAAAAATGAGTCCCCAACAGACGTCATACTCTTTTTAACTCGAAACAACACAGGCATTTCCTTCCAACGACTTGATGGGCTCTACAACAGAAGCAACTGGCCCCATATCTCCAACAACCTCAACTTGCTTATGCTCATCAAGGAAATGAAAGAAAAGAAACTAATCAAGGATGCCGGACCATTACTGGTTCAAGGGCCGCAGTGGTACGAACCTGATTTCGTGTCAAAAAACAAATACACCTTCGACTGAGCCATCATAACAAATCAGTTGTGAGCCAGGTGATGGCCTGCAAGTAAACATCATCACCCACACTTCAAAACCTACAATTTTTCAACTGCGAAATATCGCTACTTTAGGCGAAATCGACACCTCAGTTGAAGGATGCACAACTTATCGTGTGAGGATCAAGATCGCGCATACATCATCCGCAGGCTGGATAGTCGAGGAAAGTGCGTGTTGACTCGGCACGGACAGGCCCCAGCCTGCCTGCTCCTTCACCTGGCCAAAGCTATCTCTGGTGTGTCCCAGCCCTCGCCTTTATCGATAAAAATCGGCTATCTGATCAAGCACCGACCAATCTGTCTATTTTAATAGACACTCAACATCAGACATAGAATCATAAAATACGGATTTTTCGATAAAAAACGGAATTATTGAAACAATTTGTGAAAAATTTAATTGACACACACCTGCCACTCTTCTTATTTTCCCTCCCTGCCTCACCTTCCATAAAAATAATTTCAAACCTACGGGCAAGCGCCATCCATGCCAGTCTCTTCGCGTGCACCTCACCAGCAGAACACAGGATCGGTTCTCGACTCAGCAGCGGACGCACAGTTCAAAAAGACCCTGAAACTCTGGCAGGTGGTCATCATCGGCCTGGCCTACATCGCGCCCATGACCGTGTTCGACACCTTCGGCATCGTCTCTGGCATCACCGAGGGGCATGTGCCCAGCGCCTATGTGCTGGCCTTGTTGGGCATCCTCTTTACCGCCGTCAGTTATGGCGTGCTGGTGCGGCGTTTTCCCGAATCCGGCTCGGCCTATACCTACACCCGCCGGGCGATCAACCCGCACGTGGGCTTCCTGGTTGGCTGGTCGTCGTTGCTCGACTACCTACTGCTGCCGATGGTCAACGCGCTGCTGGCCAAGCTCTACCTGTCGGTGATGTTCCCCGAAGTGCCGGCCTGGGCCTGGGTGGTGGGTTTTGTCACGGTGATGAGCCTGATCAACATGCGCAGCATCAACCTGGTGGCCAACTTCAACACCCTGTTCGTGGCCATTCAGGCGGTGATCATCGGCGTGTTCATCTACCTCACCGTGCGCGGCCTGCACAGTGGCGAAGGCCTGGGCACCTCGTGGAGCCTGCTGCCGTTTGCCGACCAGGGCACCCACTTCAACGCCCTGGTCGCCGGCGCGACCATCCTGTGCTTTTCGTTCCTGGGCTTCGATGCGGTGACGACCCTGTCGGAAGAAACCGAGAACGCACAGAAAGTCATCCCACGGGCGATCTTGCTGATTGCCCTGATCGGCGGCCTGGTGTTTATCACCGTGTCCTACTACATCCAGGCCTTCTTCCCGAACATGGAACGCTTCCAGGACCAGGAAGCGGCCCTGCCGGAAATCGCTCTGTATGTCGGCGGCAAGCTGTTCCAGTCGATCTTCATCTGCTGCACTTTCATCAACACCCTGGCCTCGGGCCTGGCGTCGCAAGCCAGCGTGTCGCGCCTGTTGTACGTCATGGGCCGCGACAACGTCATCCCGCGGCGCTATTTCGGCCGCCTGCACGGCACCTGGAAAACCCCGGTGATCAACATCGCCATCGTCGGCCTGATCTCGCTGTCGGCGATCTTCTTCGATCTGGTGACCGCCACCTCGGTGATCAATTTCGGCGCGCTGGTGGCGTTCAGCTTCGTCAACCTGGCGGTGATCGTGCACTGCTACCTGCGCGAAGGCTGCAACAAGACCCTGGGCGACAAATTCAAGTATCTGGTGCTGCCGACGATAGGCTTTTGCATCACCGCCATTCTCTGGCTGGACCTGGACAGCCACTCGCTATTGTTTGGCGGCGTGTGGGCGACGCTTGGGGTGTTGTACCTGGCGTACCTGACCAAGGCCTTCAGGGTTGCCCCGCCCAGTTTCATCGCCGAGTAAATGCCCGTAGGACCCAGCCCGTCGACACCGACGGGCTTTGTCTATTGCAAACCCCGACACCACAAGGACGCCCCCATGCTGCTGCGCCGCCTGCTCATTCAATGGAAGATCACCCTGCTCGCCGGCCTGTGCCTGCTGGCCATCGTGGTGGTGCTGATGGCGGCCACGCTGATGCAGTCGAGCCGCAGCGCCGCCCTGGTCAACAGCGCCAGCACGCAGATGCTCGACCACAACGCCCGGCTGCGCCTGCACACCTCGGCGCAACTGCAAGCGGCGAACATTCAGCGCTACTTTCGCGATGCCTACCTGTATGGCGATGGCATCGCCCAACTGGTGATGTTCCTCAGAGGCCAGGGCCGCGACAACCTGCGCCAGGACCTGACCCAGCAAACCCGCCAGGCCCTGGGCAAAAAACCCGACCTGCTCGGCCTGTACCTGGTGTTCCTGCCCAACGCCCTGGACGGCAAGGACGCAGGCTTCGTCGACCAGGCCGCAGTGGGCAGCAACGACAGCGGGCGCTTCTCGCTGTACTGGTCGCAGCCCAACCCCGGGGAACTTGAGTCCGAGGCCATGCCCGAGTCGATGCTGGCCGACACCAGCCTGTCGGCCAACGGCTCAGCCTACAACCGCTGGCTCACCTGCCCGCTGGAAACCGGCGCAGCTTGTGTAGTCGATCCCTACTTCGACAGCGTCGGCGAGCGCAATCCACTGATGACCAGCATCGCCTTCCCGCTCAAGCAGGATGGCAAGATCATTGGCGTGATAGGCCTGGACATCGCCCTCGACAACCTCCAGCAACTGAGCCTGGACGGGCGCAAAGAGCTGTTCGACGGCAACGGCCAGGTCAGCATCGTCAGCCCTGCCGGCTTGCTGGCCGGGCATAGCCGCGACGCCACGCAACTGAGCAAGACCTTCGAGCAGGTATTCGGCCAGCAGGCCAGCGCCGTGGCCGAGCAGATGCGTGCCGGCAAGGCCGCCGAGTTCAGCAGCAACGGCGTGCTGCAGGTCAGCCAGGCGTTCGCCCCGGTACCTGGCGCGCTGCCGTGGAGCGTGCTGCTGGAAGTGCCCGAACAGGTCCTGCAGGCCCCGGCCATCGAACTCAATGCACGCCTGGATGCACACAACAGCAGCGCCAACCTCAACAGCTTGTTGATGGCCCTGGCGGCTGCCGTGGTGGGCCTGGTGGTGATCTGGCTGACAGCCCGTGGCGTGACCCGGCCGATCCTTGGCGTGGCAGCGATGCTCAAGGACATCGCCAGCGGCGAAGGCGACCTGACCCGGCGCCTGGACTACGCCAACCAGGACGAACTTGGCGAGCTGACCAACTGGTTCAACCGCTTCCTCGACAAACTGCAACCGGTGATCGCCGACGTCAAAGCCTCGGTGCAGGACGCCCGCAGCACCGCCGACCAATCGGCGGCGATTGCCAGCCAGACCAGCGCCGGCATGCAGCAGCAATACCGCGAAGTCGACCAGGTGGCCACCGCCTCCCAGGAAATGAGCGCCACCGCCCAGGACGTCGCCCGCAACGCCGCCCAAGCCGCCGAAGCGGCCCGTGGCGCGGACCTTGCCAGCCGCGAAGGCCTGAGCATGATCCGCCACACCACCCAGGCCATCGAACAGCTGGCCAGTGAAATGACTGCCGGCATGGCAGAAGTCCAGCACCTGGCCAGCCGCAGCGAACAGATTGGCTCGGTGCTCGAAGTGATCCGCGCCATCGCCGAGCAGACCAACCTGCTGGCCCTCAACGCCGCCATCGAAGCGGCGCGTGCCGGTGAAGCCGGGCGCGGCTTTGCCGTGGTGGCCGATGAAGTGCGCAACCTGGCCAAGCGTACCCAGGACTCGGTGGACGAAATCCGCGTGGTGATCGAAGGCCTGCAACAAGGCACCCGCGAAGTGGTGGATGCCATGCACAGCAGCCACCGCCAGGCCCAGGACAGCGTCGCCCAGGCCGAACAGGCGCTGCCGGCGTTGCAGCGTATTGGTGAAGCGGTGACAGTGATCACCGACATGAACCTGCAGATCGCCTCAGCGGCCGAAGAACAAAGCGCGGTGGCCGAAGAAGTGAACCGCAACGTCGCGGGGATTCGGGATGTGACCGAGTCGCTGTCGGGGCAGGCACAGGAATCGGCGCAGATCAGCCAGGCACTGAACCGGCTGGCCAATCATCAGCAGGGGTTGATGCAGATGTTCAGGGTGTAGGGACCGGCAGACACAGATCCACACTGTGGGAGCGGGCTTGCCCCGCGATAAAATCCCCGCTTCACCGCCGCCGATAACTCTTCTTGCCACTGGGCGTCAGGCAATAAACCCCGCCCCGCGGCCCAGTGCAGAAGTTCCCCGACCCGCAACCACAGCCCTCGCTGGCCCCGCGCAACGGCTGCACCGCAGGCTGCGCGGCTCTGCCGTACATAGACGCCGAGCAGCTTTTTTTCGAAGCACTGATCGACCCGTCATTACACAAAAACAGATCGCCATCACAGCCGGCAATCCCGCCCTTGCGCCCGGAGCAAGGCTTATTGGCCGCCAACGCCGAAGACGTCGCCAACACCAGTACCAGGGCCAACCCTACCCGCCCGGAAAAACAACGCGCCACAGCATTCCCTCCCTAGAATATGGCTCAATGCTATCAGCGTTGATCGAATCGAGGAAAGTAGGAGCGGGCTTGCCCCGCGATGTGCATGTCTTTAGATGGGGTAAAACCTGGGAGGTGTACGCCGCAAGGCTTGTGGCGCTTTTGAGATCGAGCGCCGCCCGCGCGGCGCATCGCGGGGCAAGGCCCGCTCCCACATTTGTTGCAACGTGCCATGGCCTGTGAGAATGGAGTTGTCAGCCTTGGTGCATGGCGTAAGTGCGTGTCGAGCCCTTTAGGTCACCTGCCAGCCTTACGCAACCGCAACCGCCGAACCACCGCAAAGCGCTTACAAAACTGCCGATGGTGATGACTGTTCAGCAAAACCAGCACCACCGATGGCAGAGCAACGGACGAAACTGAAAACAGCAGATTGATCCCCGCGCCAAGACTTGCAATCGCCATCAGCAAACTCGTCGCCGCAACCGCCACGAGACACCATACCCCCCAGGCAAAACCGTTGGCGATCAGGCCAGCGCCAATGCTACACACCGCCGCCCCGAGCAACATCACAATCAGCACATAACCCATGTTCTCGAGATGCTGGGCAAAATAGGCGTACTCCACCTGCACCACTGCCAACGAAATGGAGGCCATGGCCAAGAAAAATGCGGCGCAGAAGCGGCCCACATAACGCCTCAAGAACGCCGCCATCCCTGGATAGCGCAGCACATCCACAGGCTCACCCGGCAAACGCTTGGCTCGCGGAGCCTTGCTGATCTCAACGAACCTTGCATACATCCGCCGATAGCCTCGACCGTTGAGCACCAGCAGGCCAACCAGGGGACAGAAAAGCGCCAGGTAGTAAATCAGCCCAGGTGGACGCTGGGTATACAGCCCCACAGTGACCAGCAAGCAACACACCAGCAATGTCACCAGCCACCAGATCAACCGAGTGCTCCCCCACACGAGCAACAGGTGCAGCATGGTCGGGATAACCACGCCGCTTTTCAAACTGTTCAGGATGTCGGATGAACTTATGACACTCGGTGAGTGTGTGCCGTTAATCACGAGTATCAGGCTCATGAGGGAAGCAACGGCCAGCAACCAGCTCAAGGTCAGGAGCGGGAAATTGCGGCGGAGGCAGGCGTTGATTTCGGCTTGGTGATTCATCCGTGAACCTTTGGGGGTGGTGGACTCTTTTATCGTTTGCCAGACACTGGCTTGAAGCGCTTGCGCCGGATATCGGACAGGGTTTTGCTCATCTCCCGATAGCGGCGGCTGTTATACGCCAGTAACGCCAACAAGGGGGCGATTATTGAAACTACGGCCAGGAGTGCATCGCGCGAAAAGGGATAGGTCACCACGCCGGCAATCAGGCAAACGAGCAAAAGGCCAACCACTGCACGGTTCCCGGCTGAGTAGCCACGGATTACGACGAATTGGCCGATGCCGAGGGTGAATGAACCCAACATGATAAAAGCAACGATGTATCCCGGCTCGGCAGGGTTGCCTGCGAAGATGGTCTCACCTGCGCGTATGGATGCGCAGGTGAGGGAGATAACTGCGAGGAAAAATCCTGTCCACAGTGTGGGGTAATAGCGACGTATGAAAGCCGGCAATTGCACTGGTTCTAGCACGGGCTCGCTCTCCGTACCCGTCTGCCCACATTGATCCGTACCTTCATCGACCCACCCTCTGCCGCAACCTCATCATTCACCGTCGCATCTCGCAGTGTCGTTCGCTGTTGAAGAAAGCAGAGCCAGCGACGACAAGCCAAATCACAGACCTACCTCATATTTATCCAGAATTAGCCCTTGGCTTGTTGCCGATAGGCTTCGAGGATAGTTTCACGGGCAGGCAGCTTGCGTTCAGCATCATCCGGCGTGACATCAAAGCCTGCGAGACGCAGGCTGGCCGAATAGTTGGACTGACGTGTCTTGGCGCAGTGGACTTTCTTGGCTTGCAAGCTTGGCGTTTTCAAAGGACCGACCTCATGGTTGGGCAATGGCGCCAGACAACAACTGTAAGAACGACCATTCTCTCCCCATCTGACCTCTGTCGGCCAGAGTGGGAGCGGGCTTGCCCCGCGATGCGGCCAGCAGCGCTTGCCTCATCATTCATGCTTTACCGCCACTGGCTATCCATCGATTTCGCATTCGGCGTATCACTACCAAGCGTCGGCACATTTGGCGATAGCGACGGCTATTGATGACAAGCAAGCCCAGCAAGGGAGCGGCCAGCGAGATGCCAAGCAGCAATTGGTGGCTCGATCGGTTATAGGTTAAAAGCGACGAAAATAAACAACCAACAAGCAGGACCACAATCAACCAAGCACCCCAAGTACGGCCACCGACCAGTATGAAGGTCCCCAATGTGATGACCAGCGTACCCAGCGCGATCAAGCCCATCGCAAACTCTAACTCGTAAGCATGCCTCAAGAAATATGCATCAATTATGTTTCCCGTCATCATCGCCGTGGAGAAAAGAGCAAGCAGATACACCGAGATAAGCCTTGGGTAAAACCGACGAATGAACCTTCGCATATACCAATAGGAAATCATGAGTCATCCCCTTCGAATACACCGAATGCTATAGACTGAACAGTCTCGCTACCCCCTACGCCCAGAACGCCCCCCAGTGATTCTTGAATCAGTGAAGTGGTTGCCTGCTTGATTTGTGTGGGGGTATAGCGCTTCGGTATGGTTCCAAGCCGCTGAGAAAGCTTGAGCTGTTTGGCAGTCAAAGAAGGATGCTTGATTGACAAGAGCTCAGCCGTCAACGCCTTACGCTGCTGCCGGCTCAATGTTCTAGTGAGCTCATACCAACTCTTACCCGTCGAGGCTTTGCGCACCGCGAGGAATCTGACAGCATTCGCGGCACCGCTCGCCGTGCCCAGCAACGACACTGAATCTAGAAGGGACGTGGCATCACGATACCAAGCCTCCTCATCCCAGCGATCAAGCCCCTCCGGATCAGTCAGTTCTTTTCGCAACCTAAAGATCCCGTTTACACACAGAGCCCCAGATGCGGCAGCACCTGCATATCCAGCATAAGCGATCACCAGTCCGACAGGCCCCGTGAACAGGGTTAACAGTTTGCCAGTAACTATCGCAACAACATTAAAAACAACACTTGCACAAGTAATCCCCATGGCAGCTGCTTCTGTAAGTGCCCGTGACTCACGAGGTGTCCGCATCGCCTGATCAACATACTGCTCAGGCGTCAAATACCGCTTCACCTCCTGCAACACCACCCGCTTGGGCAACACACTGCAAATCGGCCGAAACTCCCGCAACGTCACCACGTTGTAGTCCGCATCGATATACACCACCCCTGCCCCGACAATCCCGGGGTCGGCATCAATCGCTGCAAACAACCGCGGCACATTGACCAGGCTTTCAATCCGCTGGCGCGCAAAGTACTGCGAGGGGCTTGCGCCAAGCCCGCTCATCCTTGAGTCGTTCATGGAGTCTCCTGAAACGTGAAAGCGCCCGCAAACCCGGGGGATGCAGCCGCCTGAGCTGCCCAGTTTTAGCAGCTAAAAATCAACGTTTCAGAAGGGTATTTTTGCTAGCTATGTCGTCCTACAGGCTAAAAACAACAACCTGTAGGACGACACCGTTGAGGTGCTGATGAAATCTCTACTCAACAGCTGTTTCCACCGGATCAAGCACCCGCAACGCAACATTGGAACGCAGTTTGACCAGGCACAACCTGTGCGAAGTCCCCTCCGCGCCAAAGAACTTGTCCGCCCGCTCGCCCGTCAGGTTTTCCTCGAATTTGAACGGCGTGGTGATCAGCCGTTTGATGTCCCTCTTGAAGCTCTCGCTATTGGCATCGATCCAATCGGCGGCCTTGCGCCGCAAGGCGGCAGGCGCCTTGGGTTTGCCTGAGTTGCGGAGCATCACGGCGGGATAAACATCCAGGTCTTCGGTGTTGTAACGCATAAACACATGGCACAGCTCTTTATCCTCGTGATCGATCACGGCCACGCGCAAGTTGTAATCGCCCTTCCTGGCCTTGCAGGCTGTATCGCTCGCATCAATTGCCACTCCCCACTGGGCCTGGCCCTTGATTTGACCTCTGTCGATACCGATCCGATTTTCGATGAACGAATACACGGTCTTGTTCACCCTGACCCAGCCAAGTTTCCCGGCACCGGATATACACAAATAGCGGTGCTGGGGTTTGAAGTCGTGGGTTTTCTTGCCGATGGGCCAGGTCAGCAACTCTTCGCCTTTCAATGAGTGTTGAAGCCGTGCGTACTTCTCATCAAAGCGAGAAACGATGCTGCACGTGCGAGGATTGGACTGCGGCCGCTTGGCCAACGCCGAACGAACCTCGGCATCGATTACTCGCTCGCCGCGCAGCACGCGAGCGCGCAATTTTTCGGCGGCAATCAAGTCGCGGTCCAGTTTATCGGCCTGCTCACGCAAAGCCTCATACTGGTTAGCCAGCGCCTGCGCAGCTTTATTCACCGACTCCAGAAAGCCTGGCGTCAGCAACGTTGCCTGGCGCTCCATCTTCGCCACCAACGCCTGAACGCCCTTGCTGACCCCGCGAACGCGAATGTTGCTTTCAAGGTTCGCAGTTGCCCCCCGCTCGGTAAAATTCTGGCTGCCCAAGGTCACGAAGCGGTCTTTGGCGACGATCATCTTCGCGTGCAGATTGGGCAGCACATAGACCGGTATCTTTTTATCCAGCAGGGCTTTGATGGCAGTGAAACTAGAAGCGCCAGACGCAAGCACCTGTACATTGACAAGCGTATAAACCTTGGCGCTTTTACCCAGCAGGGCAATGTCCAACGCTGCCAAGCCGGTCAAATAAGGCGAGAAAATCTTCAGATCAACCTTGTCGTTTTGCAGCTGCGCTTTTACCAGCGGCACGATATTGCTCGTGAACTTCAAGCGTCGGCATCCTTGTTCGAAACCCCGCCAATAATACTACATTGCCACTACCGACCGATTGACTCAGAATCCCGCCCCCTGCACGCCCAAGCCGCCCCACAAGGAAACCGCCATGGCCCAGCTCGATGCCTTCATTGCATGGATGAGCGCCAACCTGGACAACGCCACCTTCGCCCATCAGTATCTGGACCGCAAAAATCGCAAGCCCTGGCACTGCAGCAGCCTGTTCAATGCCTATGAAACATACGACTGGCCGCACCCGGCGATAGAGCATCTAGACATCGACAAAGGTCGCAACATCACCAGCAACGCCCGCGCACTGACAGCACTCCAGCAACAACTGCAACGCGCCCTGGCACCCGCGCCTGAAGACCACGCAGCCAGCCGTGCAGCCATTGATGTGATGATCTGGGGTGGCGTTCGCAAGGGCAATATCAACTGGCTGATCGACCACCGCAAAAATCTGGCCAACCTGCTGATCGACACCCGCAACGCAATCGACAGCGGCGAACTGAATCACCCGCTACTGCTTGATCCCAACCTGCGCTTCAATGCCGGCATGACCAAGGTCTACTCGCTAATCTGCAAGCAACTGGTGATCTACGACAGCCGCGTTGCCGCCGCGCTGGGTTGGGCGGTGGTGAAGTTCTGCCAGCAAGCTGAGCCTGCACTCACCCAGGTACCGCCTGAGCTGGCCTTCCCCTGGGCGGCGGCCAGGCCGACCAGACAACCCAAGCAGCGCAATCCGTCCCAAGGCAACCTGCAGTTCCCGCCGCTGCAGGCCGGTACCGTGCATGCGCAATGGAATATCCAGGCCAGCCAGATACTGGCGGCGGTGCTCGCCCATGCCAATGCCAAGGACAGCGGCTTCAACCAGGACGGCGGTTCGGGTAGCAGCCCGTTGCGGCGCTTGGAGGCGGCGCTGTTCATGATCGGCTATGACCTGGGCGGCGCGAGTACAACGATCGCCAACCAGGACGTGATATCCGACTGGATCGAATGCTGGACGCCTACCAAACACAATCCTTTTCACTACCGCTTGACTGAACAGGGCTTTGAGACTCGAACCACGCGCATCACCCGCTTCCCGCTGCAAGTGGTCAACGACACCCTCAACTACCTGTGGCGCCAGTTCGGCCGCGGACAATTCCCCCTGGCCAACAGTGCCGACCGTGTTCCAGCCGGCCTCAGCGAAGAAGGCATCGGTACCGCTTACTACCATGCAATCAACCGCCAACAACGGGTTCCGGAGTCGAGCCAACTCACTGCCATCCTTGAAGACCTCGGGGTGTTTCAGCTAATGAGCCTCAGGAAAAAACACTGGGTATTGAATCTGCAGCTGCTGGACACTCCCGACAAAGGCAGCCTGGATATCGAACCACTGTTGCTGCGCCTGCTCGATGACGAGGCCCAGGACTGACATCCCTCGCTAAGCCTGCTGCCATACTTTGTGGGAGCGGGCTTGCCCCGCGATGCCGCCAGCACATTAAACCCAAGCACATTGCCATCACCCCCTGATTCACTCACACTCCCCACCGCTCGCTGCTCAAGGATGACCGCGACGCAAGGCCGCCGCGCCCTGCCTGCGCCCCCTCGACCGGGCTTACTCACCTGTCGATCACCGCACCCAAGGTTCAAGAATGGAAGCTGCCCTC encodes:
- a CDS encoding APC family permease translates to MPVSSRAPHQQNTGSVLDSAADAQFKKTLKLWQVVIIGLAYIAPMTVFDTFGIVSGITEGHVPSAYVLALLGILFTAVSYGVLVRRFPESGSAYTYTRRAINPHVGFLVGWSSLLDYLLLPMVNALLAKLYLSVMFPEVPAWAWVVGFVTVMSLINMRSINLVANFNTLFVAIQAVIIGVFIYLTVRGLHSGEGLGTSWSLLPFADQGTHFNALVAGATILCFSFLGFDAVTTLSEETENAQKVIPRAILLIALIGGLVFITVSYYIQAFFPNMERFQDQEAALPEIALYVGGKLFQSIFICCTFINTLASGLASQASVSRLLYVMGRDNVIPRRYFGRLHGTWKTPVINIAIVGLISLSAIFFDLVTATSVINFGALVAFSFVNLAVIVHCYLREGCNKTLGDKFKYLVLPTIGFCITAILWLDLDSHSLLFGGVWATLGVLYLAYLTKAFRVAPPSFIAE
- a CDS encoding YdcA family protein, with amino-acid sequence MALVLVLATSSALAANKPCSGRKGGIAGCDGDLFLCNDGSISASKKSCSASMYGRAAQPAVQPLRGASEGCGCGSGNFCTGPRGGVYCLTPSGKKSYRRR
- a CDS encoding phospholipase D-like domain-containing protein codes for the protein MKFTSNIVPLVKAQLQNDKVDLKIFSPYLTGLAALDIALLGKSAKVYTLVNVQVLASGASSFTAIKALLDKKIPVYVLPNLHAKMIVAKDRFVTLGSQNFTERGATANLESNIRVRGVSKGVQALVAKMERQATLLTPGFLESVNKAAQALANQYEALREQADKLDRDLIAAEKLRARVLRGERVIDAEVRSALAKRPQSNPRTCSIVSRFDEKYARLQHSLKGEELLTWPIGKKTHDFKPQHRYLCISGAGKLGWVRVNKTVYSFIENRIGIDRGQIKGQAQWGVAIDASDTACKARKGDYNLRVAVIDHEDKELCHVFMRYNTEDLDVYPAVMLRNSGKPKAPAALRRKAADWIDANSESFKRDIKRLITTPFKFEENLTGERADKFFGAEGTSHRLCLVKLRSNVALRVLDPVETAVE
- a CDS encoding YhfG family protein; translation: MKTPSLQAKKVHCAKTRQSNYSASLRLAGFDVTPDDAERKLPARETILEAYRQQAKG
- a CDS encoding S-type pyocin domain-containing protein codes for the protein MPEPTTRPAIPVKSDSPPIPPRETSAYTFSIEDILFWEDTIPPINLPYNIDNIKASPNAYNELVTIAISARIQLEEFFSNAIPNIRLELEKYIASATSNMQPGTLQGALEIKSAINEIWLKARLSKSWSESGNFYGVDALSLDTVEGAHLFAAYVDALDGPHTGMTKIYYANFIRSLTADHVKRLLIEAMTILEEASAITDISIFIAQATTPGWGSTFKVPIERDIRLGSIAGAISIAPANNLTIYSAIQNGIALLKGLGESILSRATAVGIGALIYSPALGNGERYPQTLLSMPAGALLPQLPPNLHEAAVTAGTVELPYRIYGDHNEYKITATPTAGVVSAKVPVRMLVLDSKTNSYNFTSSDTLPINLSFPITRPTNNSTAFPAQPAEVPRYTGITLTPLLIQPETLPAAELPDFRDCIYCFPVESGLPPIYVVFNTPYKGANTKGKYSGRLYDPANAGGPTLSLDWTRAQITQGGIELVKLHTGRFGASDANTTMVKRLERILRGELKTTPIDQRFYTHEIRELERYRALGIADGATPEDKDTVWNNAHTATLEDFKLKDAFDLFYTPEAIEADDKQTQRETL
- a CDS encoding NAD synthetase, which translates into the protein MNDSRMSGLGASPSQYFARQRIESLVNVPRLFAAIDADPGIVGAGVVYIDADYNVVTLREFRPICSVLPKRVVLQEVKRYLTPEQYVDQAMRTPRESRALTEAAAMGITCASVVFNVVAIVTGKLLTLFTGPVGLVIAYAGYAGAAASGALCVNGIFRLRKELTDPEGLDRWDEEAWYRDATSLLDSVSLLGTASGAANAVRFLAVRKASTGKSWYELTRTLSRQQRKALTAELLSIKHPSLTAKQLKLSQRLGTIPKRYTPTQIKQATTSLIQESLGGVLGVGGSETVQSIAFGVFEGDDS